The following are encoded together in the Glycine max cultivar Williams 82 chromosome 8, Glycine_max_v4.0, whole genome shotgun sequence genome:
- the LOC100305462 gene encoding ribosomal protein L10 family protein — protein sequence MPKSKRNRQVTLSKTKKKGRDHKETIVNGIKDAAEKYGHVYVFSFENMRNQKFKEFRDQLKSSSRFFLGSNKVMQVALGRSASDEIRPGLHKVSKLLRGDSGMVFTNLSKEEVERLFKEFEEYDFARTGSNATEKVDLKEGPLEQFTHEMEPFLRKQGMPVRLNKGVVELVSDFVVCEEGKPLSPEASRILRLMGIKMATFRLSLICRWSPDEFELYIDGPDESDIECS from the exons ATGCCAAAATCCAAGAGAAATAGACAAG ttacgctttcaaagacgaAGAAAAAGGGAAGAGACCACAAAGAGACGATAGTGAACGGAATAAAAGATGCTGCAGAAAAGTACGGGCACGTGTACGTGTTCTCTTTCGAGAACATGAGGAATCAGAAATTCAAGGAGTTCAGGGACCAGTTGAAATCGAGTAGCAGGTTCTTTCTCGGCTCTAACAAAGTAATGCAAGTTGCTTTAGGTCGCTCTGCTTCGGATGAGATCAGACCCGGCCTTCATAAGGTTTCAAAG CTATTGCGTGGAGATTCTGGGATGGTTTTCACCAATTTGTCAAAGGAAGAAGTTGAAAG GCTGTTTAAAGAATTTGAGGAGTATGACTTTGCAAGAACAGGAAGCAATGCCACTGAAAAG GTGGATCTCAAAGAGGGTCCATTAGAGCAATTCACCCATGAGATGGAACCTTTTCTCAGGAAGCAAGGCATGCCTGTTCGGTTAAATAAAG GAGTTGTGGAGCTTGTTTCGGATTTTGTTGTTTGTGAGGAAGGAAAGCCTTTGTCACCCGAGGCTTCTCGTATACTG CGTTTAATGGGAATCAAGATGGCTACATTTCGACTTAGCTTAATTTGCAGATGGAGTCCCGATGAGTTTGAACTTTACATCGATGGACCAGATGAATCAGATATCGAATGCTCGTAG
- the LOC100791535 gene encoding protein SUPPRESSOR OF GENE SILENCING 3, whose product MADDGADPFPKLTSVYRVSGSKNNKLSWNVANSQQSVDSSVNNSRQLQSISDGSASRSWFSQNSRPNAWEVPSVIQKLRLGKRGNDGLTNNSNLQDKSNSPDALALTGSGILNDSKLPPESAISPTSETCLNSSVDVVDTTTSKDLKNVECKDERIPEPHCEDNGSDIVFDSDDDCFLDNIDLDTGERSHEQCKKSKWLRNFFDKLNALTNEEISSLDRQWHCPACQGGSGAIDWYKGLQPLLDHSRTIQTTRARLHRMFAETLEEECFRRRAPLTTVGEVHNIWEGLDKKVKDHEIVWPPMVIIMNTRYEQDESNKWNGMGNQELVDCFSDYAALKARHSYGPQGHRGMSALIFEETTAGYLEAVRLHKHFKEQGRDREAWDCCQNPFLPGGKRQLYGYLASKEDLDIFNKHSGGKTKLKFEMRSYQEMVERKIKHINDDSRKLDYYKSMVAKEQIKSQVGADSLCKSSEKLSMTTEKNRVDQQDKEMDALEKNFQSQIQDIQQAIAAKEDKFVKLQLQAMQEKVKESCKESSEKEDKVENISSFLKPQDKEMKQFEAEREKIKKIHEEKKLALKKKQWQEQVELEKELENELTQLMDKYNCNQSQEKNC is encoded by the exons ATGGCTGATGATGGTGCTGATCCATTTCCGAAGTTGACAAGTGTGTATAGAGTGTCTGGTTCCAAAAACAATAAGCTGAGCTGGAATGTAGCCAATTCTCAGCAAAGTGTTGACTCCAGTGTAAACAACTCAAGGCAGTTACAGAGCATTTCTGATGGCAGTGCTTCAAGATCCTGGTTTTCTCAAAATTCTAGACCAAATGCATGGGAAGTTCCAAGTGTGATTCAGAAGCTGAGGCTGGGGAAGCGGGGTAATGACGGATTGACTAACAACAGTAACCTACAGGACAAAAGTAATTCTCCAGATGCTCTGGCTTTGACGGGAAGTGGAATTTTGAATGACAGCAAGTTGCCTCCTGAGTCAGCAATATCTCCAACATCAGAGACATGTTTAAATTCATCTGTTGATGTTGTTGATACAACTACATCCAaggatttaaaaaatgttgaatgcAAGGATGAGAGAATCCCAGAACCCCATTGTGAAGACAATGGATCTGATATTGTTTTTGATAGTGATGACGATTGTTTTTTAGACAACATTGACTTGGATACCGGGGAGAGAAGCCATGAACAGTGCAAAAAGAGCAAGTGGCTCAGGAAtttctttgataaattaaatgCACTCACCAATGAGGAGATAAGTTCATTAGACAGGCAGTGGCATTGCCCAGCATGCCAAGGGGGTTCTGGTGCTATTGATTGGTACAAAGGGTTGCAGCCCCTTTTGGATCATTCCAGAACAATACAAACAACGAGGGCAAGACTGCACCGGATGTTTGCTGAAACTTTGGAGGAAGAGTGTTTCAGGAGAAGAGCTCCATTAACAACGGTTGGCGAAGTCCACAATATATGGGAGGGTCTTGATAAGAAAGTCAAGGATCATGAAATAGTTTGGCCCCCAATGGTTATTATCATGAATACAAGATATGAGCAGGACGAAAGTAATAAG TGGAATGGAATGGGGAACCAAGAACTCGTCGATTGCTTCAGTGACTATGCTGCATTGAAGGCTCGACACTCGTATGGTCCACAAGGGCACCGAGGGATGAGTGCTTTAATTTTTGAGGAAACCACGGCAGGTTATCTAGAAGCTGTGCGGCTGCACAAGCATTTTAAAGAGCAAGGAAGAGATAGGGAAGCTTGGGATTGCTGTCAAAATCCATTTCTCCCAGGTGGGAAGCGCCAACTTTATGGTTACTTGGCTTCTAAAGAAGATTTGGATATTTTCAACAAACACTCCGGAG GAAAGACAAAACTGAAGTTTGAAATGAGATCATATCAAGAGATGGTTGAGAGAAAGATAAAACATATTAATGATGATAGTCGGAAGCTTGACTATTATAAGAGCATGGTAGCCAAAGAACAAATCAAATCACAAGTCGGTGCAGACTCTTTATGTAAATCAAGTGAGAAGTTAAGCATGACAACTGAAAAAAACCGTGTTGACCAACAGGACAAGGAG ATGGATGcactagaaaaaaatttccagaGCCAAATCCAAGACATTCAACAAGCCATAGCTGCAAAGGAGGATAAGTTTGTGAAATTACAGCTGCAGGCAATGCAAGAAAAAGTGAAAGAGTCCTGCAAAGAATCTTCTGAGAAAGAGGACAA GGTGGAAAATATCTCTAGTTTCCTGAAGCCTCAAGACAAGGAGATGAAGCAATTCGAggcagagagagagaaaattaaaaaaattcatgaagAGAAAAAGTTGGCTCTGAAGAAGAAGCAGTGGCAAGAGCAGGTTGAACTTGAGAAGGAGTTAGAGAATGAACTGACGCAGCTCATGGACAAGTACAATTGCAACCAATCTCAAGAAAAAAACTGTTAG
- the LOC100802842 gene encoding transmembrane protein 87B, whose protein sequence is MDSAFARTRTRSMFFLASLLFYIFAVTTTTTFASIHIYDHEPFIELGNSYLLAGGSEGIVASQANSIHDDGRSYIRFENITFRRTKASAKARGSVPLHIIIFEAADRNDIGGSAYGGQREICCSPDLAKMGVCKQGEIIRRPSATDINWPVILDVQFKGRSKTASLDSQKVSITKTGMYNLFFVACEPKLKGIVMSGKTVWKNPDGYLPGRMAPLKKFYVFMTLAYVCLSIIWFFQYVRFWDDVLQLQHCITAVIALGLFEMILWYFEYVNFNNTGMRPIVLTTWVVTVGAIRKSISRLLILSVSMGYGVVRPTLGGLTSKVLLLGITYFLASELLNITEYVGTINDVSGRARLLLVLPDAFLDAFLILWIFTSLSRTLEQLQAKRSSVKLDIYRKFSNALAVTVISSVAWIGYEVYFKATDPFNERWQSAWIITAFWDILAFALLCVICYLWAPSQSSQRYAYSEEVGEDSDDEEAQSLTKGKQEGQGELSLVRQEKNGGTDVSFDQEDESEEEDKRE, encoded by the exons ATGGATTCAGCATTTGCGAGAACGAGAACAAGATCCATGTTCTTCTTAGCTTCACTCCTCTTCTACATATTCGcagtcaccaccaccaccaccttcgCATCCATCCACATCTACGACCATGAACCTTTCATAGAACTCGGCAATTCCTACCTCCTCGCCGGCGGCAGCGAAGGCATCGTCGCTTCCCAAGCCAATTCCATCCACGACGATGGCCGTTCCTACATTCG ATTCGAGAATATAACCTTCAGGAGAACCAAAGCTTCAGCTAAGGCACGCGGTTCTGTGCCATTACACATCATAATTTTTGAGGCTGCTGATCGTAATGATATAGGTGGTTCTGCTTATGGTGGACAACGGGAAATCTGTTGCAGTCCTGATTTAGCTAAGATGGGAGTTTGTAAGCAAGGAGAGATTATTAGGAGACCTTCTGCAACGGACATTAATTGGCCAGTCATTTTAGACGTACAATTCAAAGGCAGATCTAAAACTGCAAGTCTAGATTCTCAGAAAGTTTCTATCACAAAGACTGgaatgtataatttgttttttgtagCTTGTGAACCCAAGCTCAAGGGCATAGTAATGAGTGGGAAGACAGTATGGAAAAACCCTGATGGGTATTTACCTGGTAGGATGGCCCCATTAAAGAAGTTCTATGTATTTATGACACTGGCTTATGTTTGCCTTAGCATCATTTGGTTTTTTCAGTATGTGAGATTTTGGGATGATGTACTGCAACTTCAGCACTGTATCACAGCTGTCATTGCTCTTGGATTGTTTGAGATGATTCTCTGGTATTTTGAGTATGTGAATTTCAACAATACTGGAATGAGACCTATTGTGCTCACAACATGGGTTGTCACTGTTGGGGctataagaaaatcaatatcacgacttctcattctctctgtTTCAATGGGTTATGGTGTTGTGCGACCCACTCTGGGTGGTCTTACATCAAAGGTTCTTTTACTTGGAATAACTTACTTTCTAGCATCCGAGTTACTGAATATTACTGAATATGTGGGGACCATCAATGATGTGTCAGGAAGGGCAAGGCTCCTTCTAGTTCTTCCTGATGCTTTCTTAGATGCATTTTTGATATTATGGATTTTTACATCTCTTTCAAGAACACTGGAGCAGTTACAG GCAAAACGAAGTTCTGTTAAGTTGGATATATATAGGAAGTTCTCAAATGCATTAGCAGTAACGGTGATCTCCTCAGTTGCTTGGATAGGATATGAG gTATACTTCAAAGCTACAGATCCTTTCAATGAGCGCTGGCAGAGTGCTTGGATCATCACTGCATTCTGGGACATTCTAGCATTTGCATTACTCTGTGTTATATGTTATCTCTGGGCCCCATCCCAAAGCTCTCAAAG GTATGCGTATTCGGAGGAAGTGGGAGAAGATTCTGATGACGAAGAAGCTCAATCTCTCACCAAGGGAAAGCAGGAAGGTCAAGGTGAACTAAGTTTAGTTCGGCAAGAGAAGAATGGTGGAACTGATGTATCCTTTGATCAAGAAGACGAGTCAGAAGAGGAGGATAAAAGGGAATGA